The following proteins are co-located in the Deinococcus metallilatus genome:
- a CDS encoding B12-binding domain-containing radical SAM protein, with protein MSYWRTEIKPLLDAETGTLFKQAPIRVTLAFPNRYSVGMASLGYQVIYRMFNQEEGVACERAFLPDDVDAFERTGQPLPTVESGRAAGDCELFALSVSFELDLTNIIRTLDVAGMHPLREERDDTDPIVMIGGPFTSSNPYPLTPFADVIVIGDGEQIVPVVAGALREASTREEFYDLIDGMPGIFLPARHVHEPTWATAPKELLPAYSQIVTPHSELSNMFLVEAQRGCPRPCTFCLARTMYGPNRNNQAQELLDVIPDWAEKVGLVGAALSDFPHTKFVGRTLTERGIKLGVSSIRADTVDEELAAILKAGGLRTFTVASDAPSERLRRWLKKGITTEDLVKTAQISRDLGFSGIKVYMMIGLGPENDDDITELISFTKDLAKINRVALGISPFVPKRHTPHFADPFAGVQTIEKRLKRIQKELRTTAELRNVSAKWAWVESVIARGGPEVGLAAYQIYHNESIGAWKKALEEVGWRDEFETNAPVIELPPGQYAAKEVSAHAQGLAV; from the coding sequence TTGAGTTACTGGCGCACTGAAATCAAACCGTTGCTGGACGCGGAGACGGGCACCCTCTTCAAGCAGGCGCCCATCCGCGTCACGCTGGCGTTCCCGAACCGTTACAGCGTCGGCATGGCGTCTCTCGGCTATCAGGTCATCTACCGCATGTTCAATCAGGAGGAGGGCGTCGCCTGCGAGCGTGCCTTCCTGCCCGACGATGTGGACGCCTTCGAGCGCACGGGGCAGCCCCTCCCCACCGTCGAGTCGGGCCGTGCGGCGGGCGACTGTGAACTGTTCGCCCTGAGCGTCTCGTTCGAGCTGGACCTGACGAATATCATCCGCACGCTGGACGTGGCCGGAATGCACCCGCTGCGCGAGGAGCGCGACGACACCGACCCCATCGTGATGATCGGGGGACCCTTCACGTCCTCCAACCCCTATCCGCTGACGCCCTTCGCGGACGTGATCGTGATCGGGGACGGTGAGCAGATCGTGCCGGTGGTGGCGGGGGCGCTGCGCGAGGCCAGCACCCGCGAGGAGTTCTACGACCTGATCGACGGGATGCCGGGTATCTTCCTGCCCGCGCGCCACGTCCACGAGCCGACCTGGGCGACGGCGCCCAAGGAACTCCTCCCGGCCTATTCTCAAATCGTCACGCCCCACAGCGAACTCAGCAACATGTTCCTGGTCGAGGCGCAGCGCGGTTGCCCGCGCCCCTGCACCTTCTGCCTGGCCCGCACCATGTACGGCCCCAACCGCAACAACCAGGCGCAGGAACTGCTGGACGTGATTCCCGACTGGGCGGAGAAGGTCGGCCTGGTCGGCGCGGCCCTCTCCGACTTCCCGCACACCAAGTTTGTCGGCCGCACCCTCACCGAGCGCGGTATCAAGCTGGGCGTGAGCAGCATCCGCGCCGATACCGTGGACGAGGAACTGGCCGCTATCCTGAAGGCGGGCGGCCTGCGGACCTTCACCGTCGCCTCCGACGCCCCCTCCGAACGCCTGCGCCGCTGGCTGAAGAAGGGCATCACCACCGAAGACCTCGTCAAGACCGCGCAGATCAGCCGCGACCTGGGCTTTTCCGGCATCAAGGTCTACATGATGATCGGCCTCGGCCCGGAGAACGACGACGACATCACCGAGCTGATCTCGTTCACCAAGGACCTGGCGAAGATCAACCGCGTCGCCCTGGGCATCAGCCCCTTCGTCCCCAAGCGCCACACGCCGCACTTCGCGGACCCCTTCGCGGGCGTGCAGACCATCGAGAAGCGTCTCAAGCGCATCCAGAAGGAACTGCGGACCACCGCCGAACTCCGCAATGTGTCCGCCAAGTGGGCCTGGGTGGAATCGGTGATCGCGCGCGGCGGCCCCGAAGTGGGGCTGGCCGCCTACCAGATTTACCACAACGAGAGCATCGGTGCCTGGAAAAAGGCCCTGGAGGAAGTCGGCTGGCGCGACGAGTTCGAGACGAACGCGCCCGTGATCGAGCTGC